One genomic window of Polyangium aurulentum includes the following:
- a CDS encoding thrombospondin type 3 repeat-containing protein yields MRSRQAWVRIVALSVGVFATGSSWAQNATDKVRTLKEGVRIDQLQPASPESPFLRALGPHEKGANTIDFAVGLSLDYGFGLLRAVSVDKVTGEQIKATTVEHGLLAHVGGSLTPLPWLTVDLALPVGLYVSGLEANQVVYGETIPAPLGQGIGDLRAGLHFRPLARRSLSLILGGRFWAPFGSKDAYLSDGRYRVEADVAVAGEVGKFRYGCTISVAPQIFLMRDGDRAALACAAQGRVASFLWLGLEPSVALYSQVPSVGDAFLGVGVEPMGAARFSFGGFELGLAAGPGFGGAPATPGVRAVLSLAYVGGGRPEPSTEGPPDRDLDKIPDADDACPDEAGPNSKSAKERGCPSHDKDGDGVHDKEDACPQSPGIRHADASASGCPDVDNDTLPEPVDQCPSEPGGAPSGCPTYARIAGDSFVIKPPIKFQGNTDTLSPEGRAALEEIAATMRANPKLEQVSVSLGTRGASAALADKRAQQIILTLRGGSLDSNRYEVVLRDDLKAGTVQARIIK; encoded by the coding sequence GTGCGTTCACGCCAAGCATGGGTCCGGATCGTCGCATTGTCGGTCGGCGTCTTCGCCACCGGCTCATCCTGGGCGCAAAATGCCACTGACAAGGTCAGGACCCTCAAGGAAGGCGTCCGCATCGACCAGCTCCAGCCCGCCTCGCCCGAGAGCCCCTTCCTCCGCGCCCTCGGGCCTCACGAGAAGGGCGCGAACACCATCGATTTCGCCGTGGGGCTGTCGCTCGATTACGGCTTCGGGCTGCTGCGGGCGGTCTCCGTCGACAAGGTGACCGGCGAGCAGATCAAGGCGACGACGGTGGAGCACGGGCTGCTCGCGCACGTCGGCGGATCGCTGACGCCGCTGCCCTGGCTCACCGTCGATCTCGCGCTGCCCGTGGGGCTCTACGTGAGCGGCCTCGAGGCGAATCAGGTCGTCTACGGCGAGACGATCCCCGCGCCCCTGGGCCAGGGCATCGGCGATCTGCGCGCGGGGCTGCACTTCCGGCCCCTCGCGCGACGCTCGCTCAGCCTCATCCTGGGCGGGCGCTTCTGGGCGCCGTTCGGGTCGAAGGACGCGTACCTCTCCGATGGTCGCTACCGCGTCGAGGCCGACGTCGCCGTCGCCGGCGAGGTGGGCAAGTTCAGGTACGGATGCACGATCAGCGTCGCGCCGCAGATCTTCCTCATGCGCGATGGCGATCGCGCGGCCCTCGCGTGCGCGGCGCAGGGGCGGGTGGCGTCGTTTCTGTGGCTCGGGCTCGAGCCGAGCGTCGCGCTCTACAGCCAGGTGCCGTCGGTCGGCGACGCGTTCCTCGGCGTGGGCGTCGAGCCCATGGGCGCGGCGCGGTTCTCGTTCGGCGGCTTCGAGCTCGGCCTCGCGGCTGGGCCGGGGTTCGGCGGCGCGCCCGCGACCCCCGGCGTGCGGGCGGTGTTGAGCCTGGCCTACGTGGGCGGCGGGCGCCCGGAGCCGAGCACGGAGGGGCCGCCGGATCGCGATCTCGACAAGATCCCGGACGCCGACGACGCGTGCCCGGACGAGGCGGGGCCGAACAGCAAGAGCGCCAAGGAGCGCGGCTGTCCGTCGCACGACAAGGATGGCGACGGCGTGCACGACAAGGAGGACGCGTGCCCGCAGTCGCCGGGCATCCGGCACGCGGACGCCTCTGCGAGCGGCTGCCCCGACGTCGACAACGACACGCTGCCCGAGCCCGTCGATCAGTGCCCGTCCGAGCCTGGCGGGGCGCCCTCGGGCTGCCCGACGTACGCGCGCATCGCGGGGGACTCGTTCGTCATCAAGCCGCCCATCAAGTTCCAGGGCAACACCGACACGCTCTCGCCCGAGGGGCGCGCGGCGCTCGAGGAGATCGCGGCGACCATGCGCGCCAATCCCAAGCTCGAGCAGGTGAGCGTCTCGCTCGGCACGCGCGGGGCGAGCGCGGCGCTGGCGGACAAGCGCGCGCAGCAGATCATCCTCACCCTGCGCGGGGGCAGCCTGGACTCGAACCGCTACGAGGTCGTCCTTCGCGACGATCTCAAGGCGGGCACGGTGCAGGCGCGGATCATCAAGTAA
- a CDS encoding DUF6600 domain-containing protein, translated as MNAMPFAETSKCPASLEPRKGQRLVPRLLSLLLAALAFTPAAVRADTPAGLPQGYTSDEQAPAAPVAEAQDTFQPTQSVSADVSVTVGDDEYVDTDPAALADFRDPLTPYGAWVDDPTYGTVWIPSSAVVGADFAPYQTAGHWDLDANGDWIWISDYNWGHIPFHYGRWVWIGGRGWSWIPGRTYAPAWVVWRTTDYGYIGWAPMAPSYYWFGGSAVNVWVSPSTAYVFCPSTYVFHRSVNTYVVRDRSIVARIGAHSRAYVPARPSAVGGAKMGAGARGGASAGFRRPAGPSLAEARIPESAAPKARVSGDARAIAYSRRSTTAQARTMQPQGRSFTAAPADRPAGRSPQHMERDHRGAINAAPAHRDHADSPRVAPSHASRPDVAPSRPAVQPRPDVQPSRPAAQPRPAVSPSVQPRPAAQPSRPAAQPSRPSASPRPSVSPSVQPSRPSVSPSRPSFSPSRPSASPSRPSFSPGRRGR; from the coding sequence ATGAACGCCATGCCCTTCGCCGAGACGTCGAAATGCCCCGCGAGCCTCGAGCCCCGAAAGGGTCAGCGGCTCGTCCCCCGTCTGCTTTCGCTCCTGCTCGCCGCCCTGGCGTTCACACCTGCGGCGGTCCGTGCAGATACACCCGCGGGTCTCCCCCAGGGCTACACGAGCGACGAACAAGCCCCGGCCGCCCCGGTCGCCGAGGCCCAGGACACCTTCCAGCCCACGCAATCCGTGAGCGCCGACGTCTCCGTGACGGTCGGAGACGACGAGTACGTCGACACCGATCCGGCCGCCCTCGCGGACTTCCGCGATCCGCTGACGCCCTACGGCGCGTGGGTCGACGATCCGACGTACGGCACGGTCTGGATCCCCAGCTCCGCCGTGGTCGGCGCCGACTTCGCGCCCTACCAGACCGCAGGCCACTGGGACCTCGACGCCAACGGCGACTGGATCTGGATCAGCGACTACAACTGGGGCCACATCCCCTTCCACTACGGCCGCTGGGTCTGGATCGGCGGTCGCGGCTGGTCGTGGATCCCGGGCCGAACCTACGCGCCCGCGTGGGTCGTCTGGCGCACGACGGACTACGGCTACATCGGCTGGGCGCCGATGGCCCCGTCGTACTACTGGTTCGGCGGATCCGCGGTGAACGTCTGGGTGTCGCCGTCGACGGCCTACGTCTTTTGCCCGTCGACCTACGTCTTCCACCGCTCCGTGAACACGTACGTGGTGCGTGACCGGAGCATCGTCGCGCGCATCGGGGCGCACTCGCGCGCCTACGTGCCCGCGCGGCCTTCAGCGGTGGGCGGCGCCAAGATGGGCGCGGGAGCGCGCGGCGGCGCGTCGGCGGGGTTCCGTCGGCCCGCAGGCCCCTCGCTCGCCGAGGCGAGGATCCCCGAGTCCGCAGCCCCGAAGGCGCGCGTCTCGGGGGATGCACGCGCGATCGCGTACTCGCGCCGCAGCACCACCGCGCAGGCGAGGACGATGCAGCCGCAAGGGCGCAGCTTCACGGCCGCTCCCGCGGACAGGCCCGCAGGCCGCAGCCCGCAGCACATGGAGCGCGATCATCGCGGCGCCATCAACGCCGCGCCCGCGCATCGCGACCACGCAGACTCGCCGCGCGTCGCGCCGTCGCACGCGTCGCGCCCCGACGTCGCGCCGTCGCGCCCGGCCGTGCAGCCGCGCCCCGATGTTCAGCCGTCGCGTCCGGCGGCCCAGCCGCGTCCGGCGGTCTCTCCGTCGGTGCAGCCGCGTCCGGCCGCGCAGCCGTCGCGTCCGGCCGCGCAGCCGTCGCGTCCGTCGGCCTCGCCGCGTCCGTCGGTGTCGCCGTCGGTGCAACCGTCGCGTCCGTCGGTCTCTCCGTCGCGCCCCTCGTTCTCACCGTCGCGTCCGTCGGCCTCGCCGTCGCGCCCCTCGTTCTCGCCGGGTCGGCGCGGCCGGTAG
- a CDS encoding M16 family metallopeptidase has translation MNAARPSSPRALGLVSLLALAAACGDPQVTPPPNDPSDAVAANTTKRADTPPAPAVDVLGPKPTLGAPKPFTPPQVDVFQTKNGLTVWLVERHGLPIVSVALVVQGGSASDPADKPGLANITTDMLDEGAGKRSAVEVSSAINDLGATMALGAGTDGALATLTVLKNNFDAAFDVFSDVIARPRFEDKEWKRVSELWRNDLKKRADQPMSVSRVVNAAVLYGPGTPYGHPADGLLEGAAKIDLPAVKRFYADTFRPDRSVMVVAGDITRKEVTDLVDRSLGAWKPGAAKAKTDAGKGAAALAPRPANARPKVVLVDRPGAPQSVIAVLREGVAATDPDAARLDLVNTVLGGSFTSRLNQNLREEHHWAYGAGSSFYEMRGTGPFVAIASVETPATGPALKEMIGELQKMATSGLSAEDLDKAKAQDLAELMQTYETVSGISRRLSTLARLGLPPGHDLEASRARQSAKLDDVLALAKKYIDPAPATIVVVGPRADVVPQLAAIGLAEPEAWDPEGKPIAAGGGGAKAKDAGDVKKDAAKKPAPKK, from the coding sequence GTGAACGCCGCCCGTCCTTCGTCCCCCCGCGCGCTGGGGCTCGTGTCGCTCCTCGCCCTCGCCGCCGCCTGCGGCGATCCGCAGGTCACGCCGCCGCCGAACGATCCGAGCGACGCGGTCGCCGCGAACACCACGAAGCGCGCGGACACGCCTCCCGCGCCTGCGGTCGACGTCCTCGGCCCGAAGCCCACGCTCGGCGCCCCCAAGCCGTTCACCCCGCCGCAGGTCGACGTCTTCCAGACCAAGAACGGCCTGACGGTGTGGCTCGTCGAGCGGCACGGCCTGCCCATCGTCTCGGTCGCGCTCGTCGTGCAGGGCGGCTCCGCGTCGGATCCTGCCGATAAACCCGGCCTCGCGAACATCACGACGGACATGCTCGACGAGGGCGCGGGCAAGCGCAGCGCGGTCGAGGTCTCGAGCGCAATCAACGATCTCGGCGCCACCATGGCGCTCGGCGCGGGCACCGACGGCGCGCTCGCGACGCTCACGGTGCTCAAGAACAACTTCGACGCCGCGTTCGACGTCTTCTCGGACGTGATCGCGCGGCCGCGCTTCGAGGACAAGGAGTGGAAGCGCGTCTCGGAGCTGTGGCGCAACGACCTCAAGAAGCGCGCGGATCAGCCGATGAGCGTGTCGCGCGTGGTCAACGCCGCCGTGCTCTACGGCCCCGGCACGCCCTACGGCCACCCCGCCGATGGGCTGCTCGAGGGCGCGGCGAAGATCGACCTGCCCGCGGTCAAGCGCTTCTACGCCGACACGTTCCGGCCTGATCGCTCGGTGATGGTCGTGGCCGGTGACATCACGCGCAAGGAGGTCACCGATCTCGTCGATCGATCGCTCGGCGCGTGGAAGCCGGGGGCCGCCAAGGCGAAGACCGACGCGGGCAAGGGCGCTGCGGCGCTCGCGCCCAGGCCGGCGAACGCGCGTCCGAAGGTCGTGCTCGTCGATCGTCCAGGCGCGCCGCAGTCGGTGATCGCGGTCCTGCGCGAGGGCGTCGCGGCGACGGATCCGGACGCGGCGCGGCTCGACCTCGTGAACACGGTGCTCGGCGGGTCGTTCACGTCGCGGCTCAACCAGAACCTGCGCGAGGAGCACCACTGGGCGTACGGCGCGGGCTCGTCGTTCTACGAGATGCGCGGCACCGGGCCCTTCGTCGCGATCGCCTCGGTCGAGACGCCGGCGACGGGACCGGCGCTGAAGGAGATGATCGGCGAGCTGCAGAAGATGGCGACCTCGGGGCTCTCGGCCGAGGACCTCGACAAGGCCAAGGCGCAGGATCTCGCGGAGCTGATGCAGACCTACGAGACCGTGAGCGGCATCAGCCGGCGGCTGTCGACGCTCGCGCGGCTCGGCTTGCCGCCCGGGCACGACCTCGAGGCGAGCCGCGCGCGGCAGTCGGCGAAGCTCGATGACGTCCTCGCGCTCGCGAAGAAGTACATCGATCCGGCGCCGGCGACGATCGTGGTGGTCGGCCCGCGCGCCGACGTCGTGCCGCAGCTCGCGGCGATCGGCCTCGCGGAGCCCGAAGCCTGGGATCCCGAGGGCAAGCCGATCGCGGCCGGCGGCGGCGGCGCCAAGGCGAAGGACGCGGGGGATGTGAAGAAGGACGCGGCGAAGAAGCCCGCGCCGAAGAAGTAG
- a CDS encoding M16 family metallopeptidase, with product MGVALAAALSSAALVAGPAPSSAAPDKPSPDKPGADKPQLPKSTPRAQIKVAYDKYTLPNGLVVILHEDHSLPLVAVNTMVKVGSRFEEPKRTGFAHLFEHLMFMGTKRVPTKAFDAWMEAEGGWNNAWTSEDRTDYYDVGPAHVLPLLLWLEADRFSSLAAEMTKDKLDVQRGVVRNERRQRTENEPYGKVELRLPELLYPPGHPYHHPVIGSHEDLQAATVEDVKSFFNRFYVPNNASLVVAGDFNPGEVKPLIEKWFGAMPKASLPAAPVAPAAKLGKIVRETIPDKVELGKVVIAWHSPARYAPGDAELDLLSVVLTEGKASRLYKALVYDQPLAQEVSAVQSSGDLGSSFQIEAIAQPGVPLAKLEAAIDAELKKITGEAVTADELIRAKNQYETGFVSRLQSVVARASMLNQYETFVGDPGWAEKDLERYRAVTADALLRTAKSTLDPNARVIIHCVPQEKQSAPQGAGGAK from the coding sequence GTGGGTGTCGCGCTCGCGGCGGCGCTCTCGTCCGCCGCGCTCGTCGCCGGACCCGCGCCCTCGTCAGCCGCGCCCGACAAACCCAGCCCCGACAAGCCTGGCGCCGACAAGCCCCAGCTCCCGAAGTCCACGCCTCGGGCCCAGATCAAGGTCGCGTACGACAAGTACACGCTGCCGAACGGGCTCGTGGTGATCCTGCACGAGGATCACAGCCTGCCGCTCGTCGCGGTGAACACCATGGTCAAGGTCGGCTCGCGCTTCGAGGAGCCGAAGCGCACGGGCTTCGCGCACCTGTTCGAGCACCTGATGTTCATGGGCACCAAGCGCGTGCCGACGAAGGCGTTCGACGCGTGGATGGAGGCCGAAGGCGGCTGGAACAACGCGTGGACGAGCGAGGATCGCACCGACTACTACGACGTCGGCCCCGCGCACGTGCTGCCGCTGCTGCTCTGGCTCGAGGCCGACAGGTTCTCGTCGCTCGCGGCGGAGATGACCAAGGACAAGCTCGACGTGCAGCGCGGCGTCGTGCGCAACGAGCGGCGGCAGCGCACCGAGAACGAGCCTTACGGCAAGGTCGAGCTGAGGCTGCCCGAGCTGCTCTATCCGCCGGGGCATCCCTACCATCACCCCGTCATCGGCTCGCACGAGGATCTGCAGGCGGCCACGGTCGAGGACGTCAAGTCGTTCTTCAACCGCTTCTACGTGCCGAACAACGCCTCGCTCGTGGTCGCGGGCGACTTCAATCCGGGCGAGGTCAAGCCGCTCATCGAGAAGTGGTTCGGCGCGATGCCCAAGGCGAGCTTGCCCGCGGCGCCGGTCGCGCCGGCTGCGAAGCTCGGCAAGATCGTGCGCGAAACGATCCCCGACAAGGTCGAGCTCGGCAAGGTCGTGATCGCGTGGCACAGCCCTGCGCGCTACGCGCCCGGCGACGCCGAGCTCGACCTGCTCAGCGTCGTCCTGACCGAGGGCAAGGCCAGCCGCCTCTACAAGGCGCTCGTCTACGATCAGCCGCTCGCGCAGGAGGTGTCGGCGGTGCAGAGCTCGGGCGATCTCGGCTCGAGCTTCCAGATCGAGGCCATCGCGCAGCCGGGCGTCCCGCTCGCCAAGCTCGAGGCGGCCATCGACGCCGAGCTGAAGAAGATCACGGGCGAGGCGGTGACCGCCGACGAGCTGATCCGGGCGAAGAACCAGTACGAGACGGGCTTCGTCTCGCGGCTCCAGTCGGTGGTCGCGCGGGCGTCGATGCTCAACCAGTACGAGACGTTCGTGGGCGATCCGGGCTGGGCCGAGAAGGATCTCGAGCGCTACCGCGCGGTCACGGCCGACGCGCTCCTGCGCACGGCGAAGAGCACGCTCGATCCGAACGCGCGCGTGATCATCCACTGCGTCCCGCAGGAAAAGCAGAGCGCGCCCCAGGGCGCAGGAGGAGCCAAGTGA
- a CDS encoding cation:proton antiporter, protein MIRAALVLALVAGISFAARSYLPASTTLTGSGAALAFGFLLLAALQTGHIFHALRLPHLTGFILCGAVFGPEVLRLITPSMLADLTLVKKVAVGLIALNAGCELNFAQLRPRIKSISLVSVCGLLTAFVLLFSLFVFITPRLEFTAAMTQPQRLAVCLVCATVLCALSPAVVMGILSETRAKGPLSEICLSIVVLADLAIVIAFSFTESVAHSVFPPASGGAGGSMFGALAVHIFGSIAAGAGVGLISTLYIRRVGQRIGLFVFAVLFVVAEAGGALHLDPLLVGLSAGLFIENVSPVSGHEVIHETEVAAMPTFAVFFAVVGAEVHVHAFLSVAPYAGLAALARATGIYVGARVGGKLAKLDPEVARRVPFGMWPQAGVAIGLANLVSTSFKPWGPGAATLILGTIVVNEMIGPIIFRTALVAAGEIGRKRDGSLLDLPSHGPTDPEPVDV, encoded by the coding sequence TTGATCCGCGCGGCGCTCGTGCTCGCGCTCGTCGCGGGGATCTCGTTCGCGGCCCGCTCGTACTTGCCCGCGAGCACCACGCTCACGGGCTCGGGCGCGGCGCTCGCGTTCGGCTTTCTCCTGCTCGCGGCGCTTCAGACGGGACACATCTTCCACGCGCTGCGGCTGCCGCACCTGACGGGCTTCATCCTCTGCGGCGCGGTCTTCGGACCCGAGGTCTTGCGCCTCATCACGCCGTCGATGCTGGCCGATCTCACGCTCGTGAAGAAGGTCGCGGTCGGCCTCATCGCGCTCAACGCCGGCTGCGAGCTCAACTTCGCCCAGCTCCGCCCTCGCATCAAGAGCATCAGCCTGGTCTCGGTGTGCGGGCTCTTGACGGCCTTCGTGCTGCTCTTCAGCCTGTTCGTCTTCATCACGCCGCGGCTCGAGTTCACGGCCGCGATGACGCAGCCGCAGCGCCTCGCCGTCTGCCTCGTCTGCGCGACGGTGCTCTGCGCGCTGTCGCCGGCGGTGGTGATGGGCATCCTCTCCGAGACGCGCGCGAAGGGGCCGCTCAGCGAGATCTGCCTGTCCATCGTGGTGCTCGCCGACCTCGCGATCGTGATCGCCTTCTCGTTCACCGAGTCGGTGGCGCACTCGGTCTTTCCGCCCGCGTCGGGCGGCGCGGGGGGCTCGATGTTCGGCGCGCTCGCGGTGCACATCTTCGGCTCGATCGCGGCCGGCGCAGGCGTCGGGCTCATCAGCACGCTCTACATCCGGCGCGTGGGCCAGCGGATCGGGCTCTTCGTCTTCGCGGTCCTGTTCGTGGTGGCCGAGGCGGGCGGGGCGCTGCACCTCGATCCGCTGCTCGTGGGCCTCTCTGCCGGGCTCTTCATCGAGAACGTGAGCCCCGTGAGCGGCCACGAGGTCATCCACGAGACCGAGGTCGCGGCCATGCCCACCTTCGCCGTGTTCTTCGCGGTGGTGGGGGCGGAGGTGCACGTGCACGCCTTCCTGTCCGTCGCGCCGTACGCGGGGCTCGCGGCCCTCGCGCGTGCCACGGGCATCTACGTCGGGGCGCGCGTGGGTGGGAAGCTCGCGAAGCTCGATCCCGAGGTCGCGCGCAGGGTCCCCTTCGGGATGTGGCCGCAGGCGGGCGTCGCGATCGGGCTCGCGAACCTCGTGTCGACCTCGTTCAAGCCCTGGGGTCCTGGGGCGGCGACGCTCATCCTCGGCACCATCGTGGTGAACGAGATGATCGGCCCGATCATCTTCCGCACCGCGCTCGTGGCCGCTGGCGAGATCGGCCGGAAGCGCGACGGGAGCCTGCTCGATCTGCCCTCGCACGGCCCCACCGATCCCGAGCCGGTGGACGTGTAG